A region of the Sminthopsis crassicaudata isolate SCR6 chromosome 6, ASM4859323v1, whole genome shotgun sequence genome:
AATTTTCATAAGTGATAGGGTATATTATATCTATTTGGCTATCACAAAAGTGGAATGAATCTCATGTAATTTACAATAAAGTCTCCAATTTTAACATACATACAAATTgaaaaaactcttttaaaaatcagtacttTGGCCTGTGAGATTCTAACTAGATGTTCCATTCAAACTATCAGTTGCTTTTGCAAATCGATATTTCTTGTCTCTTGTTTTTAAAACTacctttttaaaactttctataaagttttataaattctaccctttaagtatttctttgttaaagggagaaaacaagacaaacCTTTAGATTCAGAATAtaggtaatatctaaataactttagACCAAACTTCACAAAATTTATACCTTATGTTCagcagaactgaaaaaaaattttaaatcatagcTAATGTAATTTTTAGAAATTGCCCAATATACAATTTAGCAAGCAACATAGaaccttaaatatatttcatctaattaggagatCTATATCTAATTGTGACTACTTTAGGTAAGTAACCAGAGATCTattttaatatccatttttaatAACTTCAAgttaaatacagatttaaatttctagtagcAATAATCCAATATTAATGcaacatatttataaaatcttagTCCCAAATGcatcaattgatttttaaatttaaacacaCAGTAATTTAGGTCCCTTTTTTGGGAGAcactccaccccccaaaaaaccctccaTTCTCTTAGGATGCCTTAAATCTTTGGAATGTTAATAAACTATGATACCTGAGATGGAGACACAAGCCCTTGGGAACAAAATGTCAATGGCTCCTATCCCTCCCCCTGCTGAATTTTGTTCTCCCCCCTATGTGGACTGCTCtattgggaaggggaaaagattttAACGTGTAAAGTCGATTTCCCCTGATTTCACCAAATCATGAAGAGATAAGCAACTTTTACAGAATCCAGAGTCCTCTGAGAAGAGTTTTGGGATTCTGGATAGGAATCATCTAGATAAAAACTAAGGCTGACTTTAGAGCATGGGGACATGAGAGACTGGACTAGGCATAAGTTCACATGCAGCAGCCCTTGCCATTCCCTTCTAGGGAGAGAACTTTGAAAGCTTAAGACAAATTCAAGTTACTTTGCATTATGATGCATGAAACGAGCACTTTTAAATCCCCCAATGGccatttcttttactttgtaaTTCAGCTGACTGAGAAAGCAGTAAACAAAATatagattcacacacacacaaacacaaactgcttttaaattccttttctttctctctagtaCAGAGTTGTTCCATCTACTTCCTGGAGAAGAACCTCTCCTCTTTCAGTACCCcacttctttacttctttcccaGAGTTTCTTGTAAATATCTCTATAGATCCTTCCTGCACCCCTGCATGCAGATCTTCACACTGCAGTGATCCCAGATCATTAATATTTACTCAACTCTACATTTCCTTACATCCCCGCTCTTCCAGGATTTTATAAGAGATATATCTAGGAGTTCCCATTCCTTGGTGCTACAAAATTCCCCATTTTGCCAATCTGACAACTCAGATTCTGTAAGATGGCCCCAGCCACCAAAGGCAATATTAGAtgctttttattctttactttgaTCTGTGCATAGATTTGCCTGACTACTGAAGAACCTACTCTATTTCCCTTCCTGATTTCCTGGATTCATCAGTGTCTTTACTTACCAATATGATTTTAAGATCTTGGATAGTCTTTAATGGGGGGGACCTGGAGACAAGCCACAGGGTCATTGAAATCAATGGGTTGCATTTCTTGCACTTCAACAGGGGCCACACCAACTCATAATTTCCAGATCCCAGATGAGCCCCcatttgtaagaaacaaaatatcttaagaactccactgatgaatgcaggaaaaatttattttacattcttgcaagaatgggtacCTAAGTGAGTAGAaacacctttgaaactccaaaggcaacattttatttcctatcctgaagcacaatTTCCTTCCCTGgttccccattaattggatgttacagaagttactGGAAATGAATCTCTACCCCTTATTACACAGTCAATCTCTGCCccaaaggagcttccattctagaaaAGAGGAGGTAACTGAGGAGGATTAGGGGCAAAGaacaatattctttttaaatcttaGGTCACCACTTCAGtggatttcatttttctaatttaattttcataactgtgttAAACAAATACCTATCAATTTCTCACACAACTAAAAAGGTAACAAAAATAGAAGttgaaatatatgtaaaaggGAGATCTTGGGCATTTTAAGTTCaagtcttcaacagatctcagtttgactgggTTCACATCTATTCgatgattaaagctaggtagcaattgagacaaaaaaaataccaaaacaaaacaaaacaattcttctTTAGCCTAggccaaaaaaatttaattgattaatgaattaatgaatttgggaggggaagaccctcagatttctaccaaagaagaaatggttgttattttcattcaatctgagtcaataaGGACTagaacaatgaccaaatgggatttagcCTAGAATgtattggtggccaattagaataTAGTCttaagtaatataaaaaatattaacaattaaaaGTTTGtcatagatatattttttaaaaagaaaactgcttGTTAAACCTCAAACGAgattacaaagaattggacatgagtaaaaaatgactgaacaagaagaaATTCCATGAGAATAGGGACGTTCTCCACTTTGGTCTTTGTTTCATTCCAGAATAGAGGTATTTACATAAATTGTTATAGGGTTGCATGATCTTTAggaagtcactttatctctctgagcctagttttctcatctgtaaatgaataTAATTAGATTTGCAGAGCGTTCTGCAGAATAACTTAGATAATGTGTGTAAAATCTGCCAGGATTTTCTAAGTACATACcatgaaaatttttgttttgaaattccAGGGCCATCAGACCTTTAAAACGTAGAAGGCTGCATGGACTCTCAGCTGTCAAGGAAGATGGTGGTGTACAAttgaaagaacactgggtttggaGACCTGCTTTCAGTCAAAGTTGTATTCCTTCctatctttgtgatcttgggaaatCAATTCTCCAGGTCTCAGTTACCCGTTTTGTAAaagaaggggttggactagataaatTCTTAGGTTCCTTTGAAAGCTAGATCtaagaacttttgtttatatgTAAATTACCCACTTTGTGAATCAGTTATCTGCAGAAATCAGTTGTTTCTAGTccacctctttttatttttagcctACTATTCTTCTAGAGTGAGTGTTGCTGTTGACCTAAGCagaatataattatgaaaatttaaatcatgtaaaaatatatataacaaaatgacaatagattagatataaaaatatattttaaagaattccacatatttaacctgtattagatttcttgatattttgggaagggaggtaagggaaggagagagaaatttggaacacaaagtctcacaaaagtgaatgctgaaaactatctatacatgtatttggaaaaataaaatactaatttaaaaaagACATTGAGGAAAAGATAGACCTCTCTAAAGATAATCTCacaataaaagaagtgaaagTCTACATTTGATATGGTTAGAGaagagatgaaaattaaatagCATATGTCATTTTAGTACCTACATTTCCAATgagttccttttattccttttttggtATGAGTCCCAAATTCTTGTCTAATAAGTCTATTATAGATCTCAGAACAACTGGGattttaataatttgaaaattttgggttttttaaaatgtctttcatTGGATTTGAGAAAATGTGAGAGAGAAACATACAATCCAAGTTAATTTAATGCCAAACATTAATTGGGGGGAAATGGTCAAAGCTCCCATCAGGTTAGTGCATTCTCTTCTGGTGtgctgggaaatatttaacaagcaattttctttaaaatattaatgacatacttttaagttaaatctgaattaacattttctccatctagACAATAACTCtagacaataaaacaaataaaatgccaGCTTCTGCAgtgtaaatgcttacactgaaaatttaacaataggaTCTTTTGAACTAGGCTTGCTCCAGGACACTCCAGATTTTCCCCCTCCtcaaattttcttgtattttcttgTATGTTATATCCATAATAAAATgtgaatgctttaaaaaataaataagcaaatgaattaataaatgaaagagtGAGTGGATATGTTAGTTATAATGTGGGGATTGTTTATGTGCCTTCTAATGCCTCCTGGCACAAAGATGGAATTCAGACAGGCAATTGGGAAGACTCAAGTTTAAATGTAACTCAGGgacttataagctgtgtgatgCTAAGCAAAtcacttgtctgcctcagtttctttaatacaaaaggagataataaaagcatctacctcctagggttgttgtgagcatcaaatatttgtaaagtgtttggcacacagtaggaatttaataaatatttgtttctttcccaTTATTAGCCATAACATGTCACCTTTCATAAAATGAACACTGTTCAAATAACCATTGTCTAATTATGTTTTTCAGAAATCAAACTTAAGAAGCACTTCTATGCAGTGCTACTTGTGGCCCATTTTAAATTGccattttttcagtattttaaatGAATCTGGGACGTATTTCTTCATTCTCAGGTAACATGCTCTTTCATTATACCTACATGTACAAATAGTTATCTCTGCTTAATTCAACTTGCTCAAATTCTGGGCATTTTTGTATAAAACTATGGTTTGGAGGGAAAggcacattccctcattcattttcttccttgacTATATCTGGGATAAAGGGGATAGTGTgtgtgattgattgattgatttatagtGTGTGATTGGATTTATTATTAGCCTttgatttataatcttagaaagttgttGAAGGCAACAGCAATAGGCcctcaattcaaatcttcctgaattAGGTAGCCTTATTCTCTATTATAACAGAGGTGTCAAAATCAGACTAATATCAAGCAAACTTCCCAAGTGGGCTCCACATAGATTAAAAATAGTtgggaaatattgaacaaaatacattaaaacacAACACCAACAATGTTATTTATTATGTagtttctaaatcaatatgcagtCTACAGGGGTCCCTTTCTGTGTTTGATACCCCTGCTCTGACACACCATGTTGCTTCTCAGGTGTCCCCAAATAAATTAGACTCCACTGACCCTACCATACATGCTTTTAAGCAATCCATTTTCTGATTTGTTTGGGAGAATGGAGATAAGGCAGAATAGAAGTGGGATAGTATGATGTAAGGGGTAGTGAGCCAGCCAggaagagatgagttcaaatactgtctctgacacatacttgctgtgtgatcctggacaaggtACCAAACTCCCAGTACCCTGGCAATGATAGAGGATTTGTTAGAGGGAGTCTCCTCATTAggaattccctatatcaatgaggatacaaagaaaggttaatTGTTTTATTCATAGCTATATACTCATTTGTCTCTGCAGATTACTAACtgattttcccccttccttttgttGCTTCCAAAcgtatttcttattttgttttttttgctctGAGGATTTTCCTAGGGTGACATGTTCCCTAATCTAAAAATATGACAGCCCATTTTACCCTGTAACAAACATCACCAGAAGGGCAATGGAGTCAgattttagagagaaagaaaagtgataagCTGCCATATTCCATTCCTTCCGGCAAGGTGGAACAGGGTTGGGTTACACTATTTCTCTGTAGAAAATTCCCTAAAATCAGCTGTTacttctgcttcttttttatcATAGATTTGTAGCCAAAAGATACCCCAGAGGCCATCTAACCaaccacttttttttaaaagattttcattaaagtttataaattttcaaaacgtatgcatggataatttttcatcattaactcttgcaaaatcttgtttttcaattttccctttccccttcccctagatggcaaatagtccaatatatgttaaatatggtaaaaatatatgttaagtctaatttatgcatatgtatttatataattatcttgcacaagaaaaatcaaatcaaaaagaaaaaatgagaaagaaaataaaatacaagcgaacaacaaaaagagtgacaatgctgtgttatgatccacattctgttcccacagtcctctctctgtaacacacttattttacagatgaagcactTGAGaccccagaaaaaaaattaattgaccttaatcaaggtcacacaggtgttGACTTGCATTAAAAACCTTTAGGCCTTCAAGTTTGGAAGATGAGCCTTTCTACATTTTAAGTGGAATGAATGCATCATTTGTTCACTGTGTTTtagtatttaaactcaggtataACTAAATCTAAataggtgattttaaaaatagaccaACCTTGCTGGTCTATGGATTTGATCAAGATGGATTTGTCAAGCAGATTTAACAGTGAGCTCATGATTTAAGGGAGTATGTTCAACTTAAGAGTAAATGATTTTTAAGATGACTACTTGGATGtctatttttgttcagtcatttttcagccaCATCCGactcttcatttggggttttcttggcagataccaAAGTGATTTGccttctccttctccagctcattttacagatgaggaaactgagacaagcaggattaagtgacttgcccagagtcacacaattaaatgtctggagccagatttgaattcagaaaaaagatgagtcttcctgcctcctggcactctatccactgtgcttctGAAGTGCCCTATGAAAATGGATGTTactaacagcaacaacaaaatgggTTTTAGCTTTTCATTGGTATAAAGTCTTGTCAATGtatttgattttgttattcttcCTTGTGACTTCATCAGTGCCTACGTGACTTCATCTAAGCCTTTGATCCTTTGATTCCATGTTCTCTTCTTATTAGTAACTAACTAATACCAAAGGCATGCTGGTGCAGAAAGGCCTCataatttgcttttgtttcagCTGCATCAGTGCCCATCTGCCTAAAACTGAAGCTTCTCATTGGCAAGATGTCATAGTTGAATTGAAGCAGATTCCAGATATTATCAAAGTAAGTATTGATTTTCCTATCCCCTCCCGGGGCTAACTGGCTTTACCTGTACAACACTGGAAAGTCACTAGAAGTCCACTTGTCTGGGTATTAGCTAGTACACAGCCCAAATGTGGAAAATACATAAACAGGTTCTAGGGGAATGATACAGGAAcccttttcttttcatgtttcaaaaatcctttgtttaatttcaaaaatttttagaTGTTTTCATCCTCCaatttttcacatatataattttattttcttttagaaccGTAATATTGATACGACTCTGTATACTGAAAGTAATGCCCATGTGAgtatatttgccatttcttttgctTGTGCCATAATTATGGTGGTGTTCTATTTCTAGAGACCTGAAGAGGGAATTTTCTTAGAATCAAGAAACCCTGGAAGGATCATATGAAAGAACTGAAGATTTGGGGGAGAGCATGATAGCTgtatttaagaatttaaaagctgtcatgtggaagaggggcTAGTTTTGCTCGGCTTGACTCcaaagaacagaaccaggaataataGGTGAAATTGCAGAAAAGCATATGCTAGgcaaaactttttaataattGGAGATATCTAAAGTTAGAATGGGCAACATTGAGGGATAACTAATGAGTCCCCCTTAATGCATGttggcagaggttaaatgactctgACCCCAACCAGATTCCTTCTGCCCATTCTCCTTACAATTCTGATAGTTTGTGACTTTATAATAGAGATCATACAATTCATATTTCTCATTCTTCAAGATATTGTGATATTAGTGAGTTAATGTTAGGAACAGGATAGAACATCTGTCTCCTGATTTTCTACTGTAGTCCCTGACTTTTCTCCTTACTCACTTCCAGAAAACTATCATCCCAGAGCTGGCTTGGAAACAAAGTTAATATACATTGGTTTTTGTACATCTCTTGAATGTACACAAGGGTATAAGGTGACTGCCCCTATGGACCTATATTTCCTCTATAATATATGCTAGTCTAGTTCTTCCTGGATCTGTCTCTAGGGCTGGTTCATGCTGAACCCACTTCCCCGaataaaatgagaggaaacaGGCTTAAAGAATGGGAATTACTTTTTCTGAGAAGCCAAGAGAACTTTGTTCTTCCAGCCCTTATCATTTAGCTGAAGTTatagaatttaaatttcattcttcaaCATGTTCCTCTATAGtcagtatatttttaaattttaaattaattttaaatgaaaatattgtgAAAAAGTCTCCATGGACTCCTGTTCATAGGATGCTGACAAGGTAAACAAAAAATCTTCTCCCTCCAAACAAACTTGCCAGTGCCGAGAATCTTTGATTATATCGTATAAACCACCAATGCATATAAAAATGTCTTAGGTGGATACCTGAGACTCAGAGTTTCAGATTCATAGGATGATAccatcacatatatatatatatatatatatatatatatatatatatatatatatatgtatatgtataacttataGGTCAACTAGTCtacccccttcccctcctcccattttacaaatcaggaagtTAAACACAGGGGAGGGGAATAAGACTTTCACttggtcacacaactaattagtGTTTGAAGCAGATTCCAACCTAGTTCTATATCTATTATATGGTGCTATATTCCtcagaaagaaactgagaagaccaaaaaagggagagggagaacacATATTAAGCCATAGTAAGACAActccatctttttaaatttttttttctttgttatagaaagaaaaatagaagtcattgtttaaaaaaaaattacagtcagGCCAATTATATTATCTGCTATGACTTAGCCTTCACAGAATTCTACAGCCCACCCAACCACACTTTCATTATATACCCACATGAACTCtctgttttcctaaaattgagcaaatgtgTGCCTTAATGAGATGGAATCTCCCTCTcttacaaataaaatacaaaatcctgccTATTATAAGTTGTATGAACCAAGCAACAAATCTATAAAACTGATCAATTTTCTCAAATGTCCAAAGGAAATATTTTGATCTTGCTTAATTGGACTGAAAGTACCTGAGGCAATCTGGTTTCTCCCATGTTTCTGGATATAAAAACCAAGTCTCTCTTACCTTTTACTTTACTCCGTGGAAGACAAGGTTTGGGTTAATTTACAACTGGGCTTCCCATCAATAGTATCCTAATCAGAATCTTTTTGATAATGTCGATCTTTGCCAACGCCAGGATCGTGGCGTTAGTCTCCCAGCCAACTAGGGCACTATTCGACTAGTGTTGGTCATCTTCTTCTCCCTGACTGAGTCTGATGTGCTTTGCACTTTTATACTTTTTCCACACAGACTACATGAATAATTAACCACCAGCAAGCTTAGCAATTTATTTTTAGTAGCTCTTGCAAGTCTCAAGGGTTTGGTTGAAGTGAAGTTTGCTTGTTTAGACATTCTTCCTTGAATGAGTCAGATCACTGAATAGGTTCCTAGCAATTTCTATCTAGACTTCAGTTTTTCCTCATCTAAAAGCAAAATCACTTTTTAAGGATTAGTAGTTACAGATGTGTGTCAATACTCTTCAAGGAACTGCTAACATTACAATACTTCTGAGAGGTGGATAAGAGGTACTCCCCATTTTGCTTATAGGGAAAAAGATATTTGGTTCAtatccttcatctgtaaaatggcagagATAGTAGGCCCTTCCAGATTTAAATCACTGAGTTAGGAAGTTGCATAAGCagattttatatgattataggtGTGTCTTGTCTCAGGTCAGACAGATAATGAATGGCTGAGCCAAGACTCAAACCCaggatttttaattcattttaagcCTTTCCCCACACTGAACACAAGAAATAGTTTCTAATGATTAGAGTGGTCCAAAATAAAAGATCCAACAACTGCTTTTAGAGACAAAGAGTCTCTATTTAGGGATGAAAAACTTCATGTAAAAGTCTTCATGCAGAAAGCTGTAGAAAGGGATTCCCATTGAGATTTAGGTTGCCTCTGAGTTTCCATGTGTATGAGAGGGGTTTTGACTTCATGACTTCTTCCAACTTTAGAGCCTATGAATTAGGGGAGAACTTGAACCAAGGTGTCCTAGTCCAAAATGTTTCCCATGCACCACCACATGGCGGTCCTAGATTGTGGATTCTTCtgaatatgtttgtttttttttttttttttttttttttttttttttttttcattttctgccaGAGTAAAAACTCCTAAGTTAGTTGATTCATAGATGTAACATCTTGGAACATGATCTGTCCTTAAGAAATGTTTTGATAGAATGAGTTTTtgatcaagaattttaaaatgtgaaattatttactaaaaaaaaaaaaaaaaaaaaaaaaaaaagcaatgaattcTTGTAAAGcagcattttttctattttgtttgtagCCAAGTTGCAAAATCACCATGATGAGGTGTTTTCTTTTGGAGCTACATGTGATTTCCTATGAATGTAATGATACTGTGCTCAATCAAGCAGTTGAAAACATCTTCATCCTTGTCAATGACAAATTATCATCAAACAGGGTGAGCTTTCTCTGTATTGGTAAAATAAAACTATGATGtagctttgtttttttgtttgtagtTTTAGTAGGTAtttattgatgttttgtttttacatcatctgcctttttccttttatttctactCTTTTgttcttctcagaaaaaaaaccttttataataaagaatttaggGGGGAAATTAgctaaaaccaaaaacaaaattgaaaaagtcTGATGCCATATTTCACATCTGGTGATAAAGAACTTTCCTGGAATGAATAAAAGGCTCAAGAAGGTTGCTACAGCAAGGAGACATCACtaattttaatctgatttaatGAAATCTATTCCAGTTTACACACAATTCCTAGATCATATTCGTTGTGTTTAAACAGATTGAATGGAGACTTTCCAGACATCATTTAAACACATATTATATGTTACATTCACCTTTTAGATAAaactcatttgattttaaggaaaaaaataaggggaaaataaaattgggCCATTAATCAAACAGCCTTTATGAAACTTAGTATGTGTCTCACCATGTAGTGTAGATACAAAGAGTGAGATATGAGCTAAACTCAAGGTATCTCCATACTAGAATAATTAATAAACTTGTTGCTATTTGTTCTTTGCTCTAAAATAATTCATGGAATTATAGAATTGGATGTACCTTCAGAGATCATTCagtccaacaccttcattttatagataaggaaactgaaacctaaaGAGCTTCAAAAtgaatataacaataaatattttgctCTGTGTtgacaaagacaaaaagcaaacagGCCctacccttaaggaacttactttCTGACTAGGATAATATATAACAAGTACATAGATAAATCTAAAGTATCTAAGAGTTAAAATAAGTATATGAAGAGGAGGAAAGGTTTACCAAAGAGCAATTTGGGGATGGATCAGGAAAGGTCctttgtattttaaagaaataaaggtcTCTAAAATGCACAGTCTTccagaaaataaattctatttttaatggcTTCCATTAACTTAGTAGTTTTTTTGATGGTAGACTGtatttgttcttgtttgtttgtttgttttttgttgttattgttgttgtggtggtggtggtggtggttgttttttttggggggtctcAGCTGCCTAAATAGTGCCTAGCAAAGAATAAGcagtttttgggttttgtttcaaatttgttttgaatCAGCATAGAAAAACAGTGTAAAGTTCTTAAGGTTGAAACTAGATTTATTCACATATAACAGAAACAATTTCAGATTTTACAATTAATCAATAAAGAACTTTTTGTTTGAGAATGATAGTTTCAGGGGATAAACTTGTGGACAAATGTaatgtttttgctgttgttgttgcaacTTTTTCAATAGTAAAGGAAAGATAAACTCTCCTCAC
Encoded here:
- the IL15 gene encoding interleukin-15 isoform X1, translated to MLVMSRVPRKTTRAYSQSIGGRKSNLRSTSMQCYLWPILNCHFFSILNESGTYFFILSCISAHLPKTEASHWQDVIVELKQIPDIIKNRNIDTTLYTESNAHPSCKITMMRCFLLELHVISYECNDTVLNQAVENIFILVNDKLSSNRNIKESGCKECEELEEKNVEEFLQSFIRIVQLFIGTS
- the IL15 gene encoding interleukin-15 isoform X2, encoding MQCYLWPILNCHFFSILNESGTYFFILSCISAHLPKTEASHWQDVIVELKQIPDIIKNRNIDTTLYTESNAHPSCKITMMRCFLLELHVISYECNDTVLNQAVENIFILVNDKLSSNRNIKESGCKECEELEEKNVEEFLQSFIRIVQLFIGTS